The following are from one region of the Lytechinus pictus isolate F3 Inbred chromosome 4, Lp3.0, whole genome shotgun sequence genome:
- the LOC129259011 gene encoding soluble scavenger receptor cysteine-rich domain-containing protein SSC5D-like — translation MAPLGIQAILFVISWFCSSTAVILDVRLQDGDSPTNGRVEINVEGIGWNTICGSSWDINDVTVTCRQLGFTGAQMELVRSEFDSGTAPIYKKTIHCKGNEQTLDDCRMTTQNCYGSSNSAGVVCQGPSYLGCYGDNPQARLLTGTSYVDSTRMTISDCITFCRLRDFAYAGLELGSECYCGDENTDFDLYGIFSDAVCRHTCSGNQLETCGGIAKMAVHRTAIPTTTPMATTTNLSLPRTPSPIEMTSPDLGTSLISTSSAALEVSSTKSFKATQGPLSDGTMMIIVYILGALLFFCLIIILGCLIWNCRLRSRTSYGVSDDYHTPPHSNQNVNVRPYMTLSERRPDGNGYQSLSVQRKEAQRGAMPEGPYADSLGGEPVYQEPGVYLEPDNRLSVAYKAGDPDADDLFLGGGNEYETLGV, via the exons ATGTGAGGTTACAAGATGGCGATTCCCCAACAAACGGCAGAGTAGAAATCAACGTCGAGGGCATCGGATGGAATACAATTTGTGGGAGCTCGTGGGATATAAATGACGTCACAGTGACGTGTCGACAGCTTGGTTTCACCGGGGCACAGATGGAGCTCGTGAGGTCGGAGTTTGACTCGGGCACGGCACCAATATACAAGAAAACTATCCATTGTAAAGGAA ATGAACAAACTTTGGACGATTGCCGGATGACGACACAGAATTGTTACGGTAGTTCAAACTCAGCCGGAGTAGTTTGTCAAG GGCCATCTTATCTCGGCTGTTACGGAGACAACCCGCAAGCACGATTACTTACTGGAACATCATACGTCGATTCAACTAGGATGACAATTAGCGATTGCATTACTTTCTGTAGACTACGCGATTTTGCATACGCGGGACTGGAGCTGGGCTCTGAATGCTACTGCGGTGATGAGAATACAGATTTCGACCTGTACGGAATATTTAGCGACGCTGTCTGCAGACACACATGCAGTGGGAATCAATTGGAAACCTGTGGAGGCATTGCAAAAATGGCAGTTCACAGAACAG CTATCCCGACGACAACTCCCATGGCAACAACTACCAATCTTTCCTTGCCAAGAACACCCAGTCCCATAGAAATGACAAGCCCTGACCTGGGAACATCCCTGATCTCCACTTCATCAGCAGCCTTAGAAGTGTCATCAACCAAAAGTTTTAAAGCTACTCAAGGTCCTTTGTCAG ATGGGACGATGATGATAATCGTGTACATCTTGGGGGCGCTGTTGTTCTTTTGTCTCATTATAATTTTGGGCTGTCTCATCTGGAACTGCAGACTGAG GTCTAGAACTTCGTACGGAGTTTCTGATGATTATCACACACCTCCGCACAGCAATCAGAATGTTAATGTGCGTCCTTACATGACCCTCAGTGAACGGCGGCCCGACGGCAACGGTTACCAGAGTTTGAGTGTCCAGCGAAAAGAAGCACAGAGGGGCGCTATGCCGGAAGGACCATACGCAGACAGTTTAGGCGGCGAGCCGGTGTACCAGGAGCCCGGTGTATACTTGGAACCGGACAACCGTCTTTCGGTTGCCTACAAAGCCGGTGATCCGGATGCAGATGATTTGTTCTTAGGAGGAGGGAATGAATATGAAACGCTCGGCGTATAG